The following proteins come from a genomic window of Pichia kudriavzevii chromosome 1, complete sequence:
- a CDS encoding uncharacterized protein (PKUD0A06240; similar to Saccharomyces cerevisiae YOR191W (ULS1); ancestral locus Anc_6.100) has product MSNYLDLDMDDGRNLQADQSNPKSSVVERHHLYEPARSVSKLNVSANPIYTQTTKGMISGTPVWQNKKIQSPFPSRLRSVQASKSPSPIPATTAVRRLENINGSNNSRLFFGKPSKINMQDIKVPSYSIKKDLILLSEDDDEEDPELANYLKTKFENRGSKESDNKTHVNPAPPKFSYGSFGDEDENDGEDDDDILITGFNNTSSFASNSNEPTFSKNLVKREGEHREDDMERKRKAVLANKRALVEEHAIKEAQLQQQLAKQAKQRARLQEEERVNKLLERYSPITGLPQKYQIPYPFGVHFQVSSTPILPSVIHEYEIRQDMASDLPSALHVTQFRNLHLGLMYSVVHRINKFQELHATLDTFMRKVVEMQNIVQEKADKTAGHIKADVRYNQILRFFKTHKKNLSRKMGEVGEQIDRLKDYQKKISNRARKAEMKRQDLVLHRFSSKVVLEDPRVYELQPLENSLMVNTITEMYYFSTKQPLDTIRKMKLVVDSVPTIPIPELKPFLDIQSAPVTIDLDNYNTSDDNDDEVRVINETPISQNSLLRFSNVYEMDGYGYGSASGGSLGGTSNDSEGIKNLMESIKVAEFEEEGLAKTPEDLCISLLKHQRIGLSWMLQMEKSGNKGGILADDMGLGKTVQAISLMLASQSDDSRRKTNLIVGPVSLLHQWAQEINMKIQTNKSFKTFMFHSTNKLKKFSQLSEYDVVLVSYQTLGSEWRKHYGDELEENFKRKTMKPIRRAVSPFYSDDAVFHRIILDEAQYIKNRNTIASKAVASLSANFRWCLSGTPIQNKIDELYPLIRFLGIKPYNDWQKFNHQIITSIKHRNAGGTRKVHALLSAILLRRTKDSEIDGKPILTLPEKHIIEEKVEMDEKEKEFYQNLETQSAKKAGKLMNSTAKRAYSSILTLLLRMRQACDHEYLVRLGDEGDRAGKLERLTKGWEALHDYSISVLNRIEAEREGGFECLHCHEDLAETETLLLSKCAHPVCYDCHQEFFEENSESSWEGAVSAKCPMCGIQNLSSMSVDLQLFEAFNQGLDWQAVRRKFELDSKASDKNWRLQTIEKFKERDGKLIVSAKIKKTVELISKIMQESPGEKIIVFSQFMGYFDVIKMILRERNIEFLQYDGSMDMTSKNDTVTAFYKDSTKTVLLLSLKAGNVGLTLTCANHVIVSEPFWNPYVEKQAQDRVHRISQTKEVYVHRLLIDGTIEDRIMELQKQKEELVESALDPSARSKIGKLSRRELGFLFGLNGLAELEND; this is encoded by the coding sequence ATGTCTAACTATCTAGACTTAGATATGGACGATGGGCGCAATTTGCAGGCAGatcaatcaaatccaaagtCTTCTGTGGTAGAAAGGCATCACTTATACGAACCAGCAAGAAGTGTCTCTAAACTAAATGTTAGCGCAAACCCAATATATACCCAAACGACAAAGGGAATGATATCAGGAACGCCTGTCtggcaaaacaaaaaaatacagtCTCCATTTCCATCACGTTTGCGCTCTGTTCAAGCCTCAAAATCACCATCACCTATACCTGCAACGACTGCTGTTCGTAGAttggaaaatataaatgGGAGCAATAACAGCAGATTGTTTTTTGGAAAGCCaagcaaaatcaacatgCAAGATATCAAGGTACCTTCCTACAGTATCAAGAAAgatttgattcttttgagtgaagatgatgatgaggaagatCCTGAATTAGCTAACTATCTAAAGACGAAGTTTGAGAATCGTGGGAGCAAGGAAAGCGACAATAAAACACATGTAAACCCAGCACCTCCCAAGTTCTCTTACGGCTCTTTTGgtgatgaggatgaaaaCGATGGTGAAGACGACGATGATATACTGATTACTGGATTTAACAACACTTCTTCATTTGCATCGAATTCAAATGAACCTACTTTCAGTAAAAATCTAGtgaaaagagaaggtgAGCATCGAGAAGATGATATGGAACGTAAAAGGAAAGCAGTTTTGGCTAATAAAAGGGCCCTCGTTGAAGAACATGCTATCAAAGAGGCACAGTTGCAACAACAGCTTGCAAAACAAGCGAAGCAGCGGGCCAGACTTCAAGAGGAAGAGCGTGTTAACAAACTATTAGAGAGATATAGTCCGATTACGGGATTACCACAGAAATACCAAATTCCTTACCCGTTCGGCGTGCATTTCCAAGTATCCAGCACTCCTATATTACCAAGTGTTATACATGAATATGAAATACGACAGGATATGGCTAGTGATCTACCATCTGCTTTGCATGTCACCCAATTCAGAAATTTGCATTTAGGTTTAATGTATTCGGTTGTTCATCGTATCAATAAGTTTCAAGAGTTACATGCGACTTTAGATACCTTTATGAGGAAAGTTGTCGAAATGCAAAATATCGTGCAGGAGAAGGCTGACAAAACAGCGGGCCATATAAAAGCAGATGTCAGGTATAATCAAATACTAaggtttttcaaaactcaTAAAAAGAATTTGAGTAGGAAGATGGGTGAGGTTGGTGAACAAATTGATAGATTGAAAGATTACCAGAAGAAAATCTCAAATAGAGCCAGAAAAGCTGAAATGAAAAGACAGGATTTAGTGTTGCATAGGTTTTCCTCGAAAGTTGTTTTGGAAGACCCAAGAGTTTATGAGCTTCAACCATTAGAAAATAGCCTTATGGTGAATACAATCACTGAAATGTACTATTTTTCAACGAAACAACCACTGGACACTATTAGAAAGATGAAGTTAGTAGTTGATTCGGTACCCACAATCCCAATACCTGAATTGAAACCATTCCTCGATATTCAATCTGCCCCAGTGACGATAGATCTTGACAACTATAATACAAGcgatgataatgatgatgaagttaGAGTTATCAATGAAACACCAATTAGTCAAAATTCACTGCTTAGATTTTCGAACGTTTACGAAATGGATGGTTACGGCTATGGAAGTGCATCTGGTGGGAGCTTGGGGGGAACATCAAATGATTCCGAAGGTATTAAAAATCTTATGGAGTCCATCAAAGTTGCAGAATTCGAGGAGGAAGGTTTAGCAAAAACCCCCGAAGACCTTTGCATATCATTGCTTAAGCATCAACGAATTGGATTATCTTGGATGCTACAAATGGAGAAAAGTGGCAATAAAGGAGGTATTCTTGCAGATGACATGGGATTGGGTAAAACAGTGCAGGCTATATCATTAATGTTGGCTAGCCAATCTGACGACTCCAGACGAAAAACCAACTTGATTGTTGGTCCTGTTTCCTTACTTCATCAATGGGCACAAGAAATCAATATGAAAATCCAAACCAACAAATCATTCAAGACGTTTATGTTCCACTCCACCAATAAGCTGAAAAAATTCTCTCAACTGTCTGAATATGATGTTGTTTTGGTGAGTTATCAAACTCTTGGTTCTGAATGGAGGAAACACTACGGTGAcgaattggaagaaaattttaaaagGAAGACAATGAAACCAATAAGAAGAGCAGTCTCACCGTTCTACTCTGATGACGCTGTCTTTCATAGGATCATTTTAGATGAAGCACAGTATATCAAGAATAGAAACACAATAGCATCAAAGGCAGTGGCATCTTTGAGCGCTAACTTCCGATGGTGCCTATCTGGAACACctattcaaaataaaatcgATGAGTTATATCCGTTGATCAGATTCTTAGGAATTAAACCTTACAATGATTGGCAAAAGTTCAACCATCAAATTATTACATCCATTAAACATAGAAACGCTGGTGGAACAAGGAAGGTTCACGCGTTACTGAGTGCGATCTTATTGAGGAGAACAAAAGATTCGGAAATCGATGGTAAACCGATTTTAACATTACCTGAAAAGCATATCATTGAGGAGAAGGTTGAGATGGAcgaaaaggagaaagaattCTACCAAAATCTAGAGACTCAGTCTGCAAAGAAAGCTGGCAAGTTGATGAACTCAACTGCCAAGCGGGCATATTCATCCATTCTAACTTTATTATTGAGAATGAGACAAGCTTGTGACCATGAGTATCTTGTCAGATTAGGTGATGAAGGTGACAGAGCTGGTAAATTAGAGAGATTAACCAAAGGGTGGGAAGCCCTTCATGATTATTCGATTAGTGTTCTCAATAGAATTGAAGCAGAGAGAGAAGGTGGATTTGAATGTTTACATTGCCATGAGGATTTAGCTGAGACTGAAACATTACTCTTGAGTAAATGCGCCCATCCTGTCTGTTATGACTGCCATCAAGAgttttttgaagaaaattcGGAGAGCAGCTGGGAGGGGGCAGTTTCAGCAAAGTGTCCAATGTGTGGTATCCAGAATTTGTCGTCTATGTCTGTTGATTTACAGCTGTTTGAGGCGTTTAACCAAGGTTTAGATTGGCAAGCTGTCCGAAGAAAGTTTGAACTTGATTCTAAAGCATCGGACAAAAACTGGAGATTacaaacaattgaaaagtttaagGAGAGGGATGGTAAGCTTATAGTTAGtgccaaaatcaaaaagacCGTTGAattgatatcaaaaatCATGCAAGAGTCTCCTGGGGAAAAAATTATAGTATTTTCCCAATTCATGGGATATTTTGATGTCATTAAAATGATATTGCGTGAGCGGAACATTGAATTCTTACAATATGATGGATCTATGGATATGACATCAAAGAATGATACAGTTACGGCTTTCTACAAGGATTCAACTAAAACAGTGTTGCTTCTTTCATTGAAAGCGGGTAATGTCGGTTTAACTTTAACCTGTGCTAATCACGTCATTGTCAGTGAGCCATTTTGGAACCCTTATGTAGAAAAGCAGGCGCAAGACCGTGTCCATCGTATCTCACAAACTAAGGAAGTCTATGTTCATCGGCTCTTGATTGATGGTACAATTGAAGATAGAATTATGGAACTACAGAAGCAGAAGGAGGAATTGGTGGAAAGTGCTCTTGATCCATCTGCACGGAGTAAGATCGGTAAATTGAGTAGAAGAGAATTGggatttttgtttggtttgaacGGTTTGGCAGAGTTGGAAAATGATTAG
- a CDS encoding uncharacterized protein (PKUD0A06210; similar to Saccharomyces cerevisiae YLR293C (GSP1) and YOR185C (GSP2); ancestral locus Anc_6.90) → MAEQGVPTFKLVLVGDGGTGKTTFVKRHLTGEFEKKYMATSGVEVHPMSFYTNFGEIKFDVWDTAGQEKFGGLRDGYYINGQCGIIMFDVTSRITYKNVPNWYRDLVRVCENIPIVLCGNKVDVKERKVKAKTITFHRKKNLQYFDISAKSNYNFEKPFLWLARKLVGNNQLEFVESPALAPPEVTVDSDLMAKYQAEMDQAAAMPLPDEDDADL, encoded by the coding sequence ATGGCAGAACAAGGTGTTCCTACTTTTAAGCTCGTCCTTGTCGGTGACGGTGGTACTGGTAAGACCACATTTGTCAAGAGACATTTGACTggtgaatttgaaaagaaatataTGGCTACTTCTGGTGTTGAAGTTCATCCAATGTCGTTCTACACCAACTTTGGTGAGATCAAGTTCGATGTCTGGGATACTGCTGGCCAAGAGAAGTTTGGTGGTTTAAGAGACGGTTATTACATCAATGGTCAATGTGGTATTATTATGTTTGATGTCACCTCCAGAATCACCTATAAGAATGTTCCAAACTGGTACAGAGATTTAGTCAGAGTCTGTGAGAACATTCCAATTGTTCTTTGTGGTAACAAGGTCGATGTcaaggaaagaaaagttAAGGCAAAGACCATCACTTTTCACAGAAAGAAGAACTTACAATATTTCGACATTTCTGCAAAGTCCAACTACAACTTTGAGAAGCCATTCTTATGGTTGGCTAGAAAGTTGGTTGGTAACAACCAATTggaatttgttgaatctcCAGCTTTGGCGCCACCTGAAGTCACTGTCGACTCCGACTTGATGGCTAAATACCAAGCGGAAATGGACCAAGCAGCTGCTATGCCATTGCCAGACGAAGACGATGCAGATTTATAG
- a CDS encoding uncharacterized protein (PKUD0A06180; similar to Saccharomyces cerevisiae YCR098C (GIT1)) produces MPFKELPAIIRKEITWGRNTVSEDELQQFEIADQNGVSYTIEEEDIAPTGRRDYWPIFTAGAGLFSDGYVNNSIGTAGTCLSMIYGDQYTHSNAIKNVASIAFAGTVIGQLSFGVFSDYISRKMGMLVSSGGLILFSILAAGSWGKGTQAHYGGNAGGLFAALTAYRFFLGYFIGAEYPTGSAACAEASSLLPAGKRNRYFTWFTNFMIDTGFVVSAFVPMVMLWICGPDHLQPVWRVTIGIGAIPPISLFIMRMFYQEGNQFQKLNFKHTRVPVLLTIKYYWFRLLIVSIIWWVYDFSAYAFGIYSAPILKTIIKDGSLYKTFGWNVVFNLFYLPGSFLGAIATDYIGPRLTLVVGLVLQSMIGYIMAGLYPRLMEHIGAFVVVYGIFMTLGEFGPGDNIGLLAAKTSATPVRGVYYGIAAAVGKVGAFVGTYAFPSFQNHYPGIKGYQVPFWLASSLAIFAALLAFFGLPSVDQEAMQREDFDFLRYLSANGFDISTLGDGTLLKTDNVSSTSSSDDRHYVEIETDEKK; encoded by the coding sequence aTGCCGTTCAAAGAGCTTCCTGCCATTATAAGGAAAGAAATAACCTGGGGTAGAAACACAGTCTCCGAGGATGAATTACAACAGTTTGAAATAGCCGATCAAAATGGCGTCTCCTACACAATCGAGGAGGAAGATATTGCACCTACTGGTAGGAGGGATTATTGGCCGATTTTCACCGCTGGCGCTGGATTGTTCTCCGATGGATATGTTAACAACTCCATTGGTACGGCCGGCACTTGTCTATCTATGATATACGGTGATCAATATACCCATTCAaatgcaatcaaaaatgtcGCTTCTATTGCGTTTGCAGGTACTGTCATTGGACAGTTGAGTTTTGGTGTGTTCTCAGATTATATTTCTCGTAAGATGGGAATGCTAGTATCCTCTGGTGGATTGATTCTCTTCTCCATATTAGCAGCGGGCTCTTGGGGGAAAGGTACCCAAGCCCATTATGGCGGTAATGCAGGCGGATTGTTTGCTGCATTGACTGCATATAGATTCTTTCTTGGTTATTTTATTGGAGCAGAATACCCAACAGGTTCTGCAGCTTGTGCGGAAGCCTCCTCTCTTTTACCTGCAGGGAAGAGAAACAGATACTTCACTTGGTTTACAAACTTTATGATTGATACGGGATTCGTTGTCTCGGCATTTGTGCCTATGGTCATGTTATGGATTTGCGGACCTGATCATTTGCAACCTGTTTGGAGAGTCACTATTGGTATTGGGGCAATTCCACCAATCTCCTTGTTCATTATGAGGATGTTCTACCAAGAGGGTAACCAATTTCAGAAATTGAACTTCAAACACACTAGAGTTCCAGTTTTATTGACCATCAAATATTACTGGTTTAGACTCTTGATTGTTTCCATTATTTGGTGGGTTTATGATTTCTCTGCATACGCATTTGGCATTTACAGTGCTCCTATCCTTAAAACAATCATTAAAGATGGTTCCTTATACAAGACTTTTGGTTGGAACGTGGTGTTCAACTTGTTCTATTTACCAGGCTCTTTTCTTGGTGCAATTGCAACCGATTACATTGGTCCTAGATTGACTCTAGTTGTTGGCTTGGTTCTACAATCAATGATTGGTTATATCATGGCCGGCTTATATCCTCGTTTAATGGAGCACATTGGTGCGTTTGTTGTGGTTTATGGTATCTTTATGACATTGGGCGAGTTTGGTCCAGGTGATAACATTGGTTTGTTAGCGGCAAAGACTTCTGCAACACCAGTGAGAGGCGTCTACTATGGTATTGCCGCAGCAGTTGGTAAAGTCGGCGCCTTTGTGGGAACTTATGCATTCCCTTCATTTCAAAACCATTATCCTGGAATTAAAGGTTACCAAGTTCCATTCTGGTTGGCATCTTCTTTGGCCATTTTTGCAGCATTACTTGCATTTTTTGGATTGCCTTCTGTTGATCAAGAAGCTATGCAAAGAGAAGATTTCGACTTTTTAAGATATTTATCTGCAAACGGTTTTGATATCAGCACCTTGGGTGACGGTACACTACTCAAAACTGACAACGTCAGTTCTACGTCTTCTTCGGATGACAGACATtatgttgaaattgaaacagaCGAGAAGAAATGA
- a CDS encoding uncharacterized protein (PKUD0A06230; similar to Saccharomyces cerevisiae YLR292C (SEC72); ancestral locus Anc_6.89), which produces MGLPIEYDPTSKKVSILETVPLSASHGLQIEVNQINTLYADFIKSNAEIPPPPTKEAFTTNLSMMIKKMHESATGLMKQRKFTEAAKQFDIALGLASARSKFESFQGTMPELIVCLMGRCDAYNNAGMFSEALQDAEILCLLGSTIPDNHLRRGIANLNLGELLTAKSDFQRGLAFNAQHPVLLKLLSIANTIEAELNGED; this is translated from the coding sequence ATGGGGTTGCCTATTGAATACGATCCCACCTCAAAGAAGGTGTCTATCCTAGAGACAGTGCCACTTTCAGCTTCCCATGGTCTACAAATAGAAGTCAACCAAATCAATACCTTGTATGCCGATTTcataaaatcaaatgctGAAATACCTCCGCCTCCAACAAAGGAAGCCTTCACCACAAATCTTTCCATGATGATAAAGAAGATGCATGAGTCGGCTACAGGGTTGATGAAACAGCGTAAATTCACTGAAGCTGCTAAACAGTTCGATATTGCCTTAGGTTTGGCATCTGCGCGTTCCAAGTTCGAATCATTTCAGGGGACAATGCCCGAACTGATTGTTTGCCTTATGGGCCGTTGTGATGCATATAATAATGCAGGTATGTTTTCAGAGGCTTTGCAAGATGCAGAAATTTTATGCTTACTCGGTTCGACTATACCAGATAATCATTTACGAAGAGGAATTGCAAACCTTAACTTGGGTGAGCTTCTCACGGCAAAATCAGATTTTCAAAGAGGCCTTGCCTTTAATGCACAGCACCCTGTGCTTCTCAAATTGCTTTCAATTGCAAACACCATTGAGGCTGAATTGAATGGCGAAGATTAA
- a CDS encoding uncharacterized protein (PKUD0A06190; similar to Saccharomyces cerevisiae YBR059C (AKL1); ancestral locus Anc_3.273): MDPYYYSVPGGSTPTSISAELSRQPSTKAPPMPQHPPKVPQQQPQKVPSIPPIPQVPAKRPTSVHGSTTPNVAPSTPQMHPITKPPPPPLAQQPQPQPQSQTQPQPQSQSQPQPRVHTQPQQPINHGKPTLEKLAPGTQLTVGKHQVTIVKYLSEGGFAHIYVVKTNPMENGTEIACLKRVIVPNKEGLNQLRAEVEVMQRLANSDNIVRYYDSNASRMHNLPGCYEVLVLMELCPNKSLLDFMNSRLRTKLNVQEILKIMLDISKAVYNMHKLKLIHRDIKIENVLLDENFNFKLADFGSTCPILRVPRNQQEFQILHNDILMQTTPQYRCPEMIDLYRGLPIDEKSDIWALGVFLYKLCYYTTPFEIPGELAILHSAYSFPPQPVFPTSIKQLINIMLQENPIFRPNIYQVLKKVIKLGGFPDQEGYTDIYGLGEYKQPVKEQTYPAIEPFKPSVVPMFSPFKGLPIEAISPPSSVISNSSSVNMQQTQQVQQTQSVAQVPQIPQPSIIVNPTTQSLKSSKSVSTDTSTLDDFEEADPFAIRDKPTTTSSLKSIPRLVVDPLQSQTQLSTGGEISDVDPDGAETRFPDVDIESFLDSNEKNNTLNDTYDIDGSLLSVKSKRKGYSSNNPFPVVDPTKPQLTGGSVISFEDIKDDLIPIEGASTSSKLELKSNRRSVNSSSGRQLSTEQLSMDIVDLSDSD; the protein is encoded by the coding sequence ATGGACCCCTACTATTATTCTGTCCCTGGAGgatcaacaccaacatcTATCTCTGCCGAGTTGTCGAGACAGCCCTCGACAAAGGCACCACCGATGCCTCAACACCCACCGAAAGTACCTCAACAGCAACCTCAGAAGGTGCCATCAATACCACCAATACCTCAAGTTCCAGCTAAGAGACCAACCTCTGTACATGGTTCAACTACACCAAATGTTGCGCCAAGTACCCCACAGATGCATCCGATTACAAAGCCGCCTCCGCCACCACTAGCGcaacaaccacaaccacaaccacaaTCGCAAAcacaaccacaaccacaaTCGCAATcacaaccacaaccacGAGTGCACACGCAACCGCAACAACCAATCAATCATGGTAAACCCACCTTAGAAAAATTAGCACCGGGTACTCAGTTGACCGTGGGTAAGCACCAGGTTACAATTGTCAAATACCTGAGTGAGGGAGGGTTTGCACACATCTACGTTGTTAAGACCAATCcaatggaaaatggaaCTGAAATTGCTTGTCTAAAAAGAGTCATAGTCCCCAACAAGGAAGGGTTGAACCAGCTAAGGGCAGAAGTGGAGGTCATGCAAAGATTGGCAAATTCAGATAATATTGTCAGATATTATGATTCCAATGCAAGTAGAATGCACAACTTGCCAGGCTGTTATGAAGTTTTAGTTTTGATGGAGTTATGTCCAAACAAATCACTATTGGACTTCATGAATTCAAGGTTAAGAACTAAGCTAAATGTTCAAgaaattctgaaaattATGCTCGACATAAGCAAGGCCGTCTATAATATGCATAAGTTGAAACTGATCCATCGTGATATcaagattgaaaatgttttaCTCgatgaaaatttcaactttaagCTGGCAGACTTTGGCTCAACATGCCCAATTTTACGTGTACCTAGGAATCAACaagaattccaaattttaCATAATGATATTTTAATGCAAACAACGCCTCAATATAGGTGTCCGGAAATGATTGATTTATACAGGGGTTTACCAATCGATGAAAAATCTGACATTTGGGCATTAGGTGTATTTCTCTATAAATTATGCTATTACACAAcaccatttgaaattccaGGTGAGTTGGCAATTTTGCATTCGGCTTACTCTTTCCCACCCCAGCCTGTTTTCCCTACTTCAATAAAACAACTAATTAATATAATGCTACAAGAGAATCCTATCTTTAGACCAAACATCTATCAAGTTCTAAAGAAAGTGATCAAGCTTGGTGGGTTCCCAGATCAGGAAGGATACACTGATATCTATGGTCTCGGTGAGTACAAGCAGCCTGTAAAGGAGCAGACGTATCCTGCAATTGAGCCATTCAAACCATCGGTTGTGCCCATGTTTAGTCCTTTCAAGGGGTTGCCAATTGAAGCTATTTCGCCTCCAAGTTCAGTAATATCGAACAGTTCCAGTGTGAATATGCAACAAACGCAGCAGGTACAACAAACACAATCAGTTGCACAGGTTCCACAAATCCCACAACCGTCCATTATTGTGAATCCAACGACACAATCTTTGAAGTCCAGCAAATCAGTATCTACTGATACATCAACGTTGGATGACTTTGAGGAAGCCGATCCGTTTGCTATACGTGACAAGCCTACAACAACTTCGTCTTTAAAGTCAATTCCCAGACTCGTTGTTGATCCTTTGCAATCACAAACGCAGCTCTCTACAGGCGGGGAAATAAGTGACGTCGATCCAGATGGAGCAGAGACCAGATTTCCTGACGTTGACATTGAATCGTTCCTGGATAGCAATGAGAAGAATAATACCTTGAATGACACCTATGATATCGATGGTAGTTTGTTAAGCGTAAAGTCCAAGAGGAAAGGGTACAGTTCCAACAACCCGTTCCCTGTAGTTGATCCAACAAAGCCACAGTTAACTGGAGGTAGTGTCAtatcatttgaagatattaaGGATGATTTGATCCCTATAGAAGGAGCATCGACTTCGTCAAAGCTCGAACTGAAAAGCAATAGGAGAAGCGTGAACAGTTCATCGGGAAGGCAGTTAAGTACAGAGCAACTAAGTATGGATATTGTGGATCTGAGTGATTCCGATTAG
- a CDS encoding uncharacterized protein (PKUD0A06200; similar to Saccharomyces cerevisiae YLR295C (ATP14); ancestral locus Anc_6.92) yields the protein MFRQTVRQFTTTARRANLIADLYVKELKAFKPTPLSAADAQSATKPWKLPSPAKVPALEAEGADALAAYDAEPVEVASSGNGVVAEEYKPDDWFVFPADVEPGHHH from the coding sequence ATGTTCAGACAAACCGTGAGACAATTCACCACTACTGCTCGTCGTGCAAATCTCATTGCAGACCTTTATGTCAAGGAATTAAAGGCGTTCAAGCCAACCCCATTGTCTGCAGCAGATGCACAATCTGCAACTAAGCCATGGAAGTTACCATCACCAGCAAAGGTTCCAGCTTTAGAAGCAGAAGGTGCTGATGCCTTAGCTGCATACGATGCAGAACCTGTTGAAGTTGCATCTTCTGGTAATGGTGTCGTTGCTGAAGAATACAAGCCAGATGACTGGTTTGTCTTCCCAGCTGATGTTGAACCAGGTCACCACCACTGA
- a CDS encoding uncharacterized protein (PKUD0A06220; similar to Saccharomyces cerevisiae YLR298C (YHC1); ancestral locus Anc_6.94), whose protein sequence is MPYYCPYCKTSLTHDSFSVRKSHRHGQKHVRLREEYYQRVIAEHPESVTLEQELASVNPLERIFAGMPGSQKQYFEQDTQKRVLTVPPTSASLPAPPPYVYFTLDAVAVPEKRVNIERRDDEGHGHGYGFGRRGYRGRGGSHGQGRGHLRGRGRGSGRGSGSDGGRGGRGGRGGRGGRGYGGSYGGSYGGGEGNGRPYSSHGTGYNNGNANANYGYHSHSRSYHDQGQRRGDATFGR, encoded by the coding sequence ATGCCATACTATTGTCCATACTGCAAGACATCGCTTACACACGACTCCTTCAGTGTGAGAAAGTCGCATCGACATGGACAAAAGCACGTACGATTGCGTGAGGAGTACTATCAACGAGTGATAGCGGAGCATCCAGAGAGTGTGACATTAGAACAGGAACTTGCGTCTGTGAATCCTCTTGAGAGGATATTTGCAGGGATGCCGGGGTCACAGAAACAATATTTTGAGCAGGACACACAAAAGAGGGTGTTGACGGTACCGCCCACAAGTGCAAGTCTGCCTGCACCACCGCCGTATGTGTACTTCACGTTGGATGCCGTTGCTGTACCTGAGAAGCGTGTCAATATAGAACGGCGAGACGATGAAGGCCATGGACACGGGTACGGGTTTGGAAGACGTGGGTACCGAGGCCGTGGAGGATCACATGGACAAGGACGAGGCCATTTACGAGGCCGTGGACGTGGAAGTGGACGTGGAAGTGGAAGTGATGGTGGACGTGGTGGACGTGGTGGACGTGGTGGACGTGGTGGACGTGGCTATGGGGGTAGTTATGGGGGCAGTTACGGAGGTGGAGAGGGGAACGGACGGCCATACAGTTCCCATGGCACTGGGTATAACAATGGTAATGCCAATGCCAATTATGGATACCACAGCCATAGTCGTAGCTACCACGACCAGGGCCAACGAAGGGGGGACGCAACGTTTGGTAGGTAG